The following is a genomic window from Opitutus sp. GAS368.
ACTCCCAGGAGAACTTGCCGCCGTCGCGCTTGAGGAAGGCGCTGAAGGGCCGGCCTTTCTTCGAGATGAAATTCTCGATCAGGTCCGTCTTGCCCTCGCCGACGAGCTTGATGGCCTGCTCGGGCGGGATCTGCTTCTGGCACATGATGCGGCCGACGCGGAAGGTCTGCTCCCAGGTGCCGTCGGGCTTTTTCTCGCGGACGATGAAGCTGCTGCCGCTCTCGCAGATCTCGGCGCCGGTCTTCGGGTCGGTCCAGAAGGGCGTGAGCGTGGCGATGTCCACCTTGTCCCCGAAGTCGAAGGCGGTCTTCCATTTCCTGGTGGTGACGTCCTTCTTGGTTGCCTTGTCCTTCTTCGTCTCCTCGACCACCTCCAGCTTGAGCACGGCGGAGAAGCGGTTGCGGGTCTTGTTGGAAATGAAGCCGTCGAGCGGACCGACCGCGCGCTGCTCGACCAGGGTCCGGACCTCGGATTCCTCCAGCCGGCGGCCGCCGACGATCTTGTAGACCATCAGCGCGCCGTCCTGCGACTTGTAGCCGCGGAGGGTTTCCTTCAGCGGCTTGTTGTCGGTCGGCGAAATGATGTCGGTTACGCGGGCGACGGAGTCGTCCTCCTCGAAGCCTTTCACGCGCTCCACGATGCCCTTCGTCTCCTTGACGATCTCGGCCATGAACTTCTCGCGGGAATACTTGTTGTGCTCCATCTCGCGGAGGTGGAACTCCCACTCGCCGGTCATGGCGGGGCTGGTGAGGTTGTCGACCTTGACGGCGCCGAGGAACTGGAAGAGCTGCTCGGCCTTGGTCGAGGGGACGAGTTCGCGCTGGTTGCGGTCGAGATACTTCTGGTTCACCAGGCCCTCGATGGTGTCGGCGCGCGTGGCCGGCGTGCCCAGGCCGCGTTCCTTCATCGCCTCGGCGAGTTCCTCGTCGTCCACCAGCTTGCCGGCGCCTTCCATGGCGGAGAGCAGCGTGGCTTCCGTGTAGCGCGGTGGCGGACGGGTGCTTTCCTCGTGCAAGGTGGCGTCGAGGGTCCTGGCCTTGGCCTTGTCCTGGGGGGAAAGCGCGGGCAGGGCCTTCGAATCGGGCGAGTCCTCGTCGACGGTGTTCTTGCCGTAAACCGCGAGCCAGCCGGGCGCCGTGAGCACCTTGCCTTCGGTCTTGAAGGCGTGGCCGGCGACCGTGCTGATGCGGGTCGTGATGTCGAACTCCGCCACCGGGTGGAACGTGGCGACGAAGCGCCGGGCGATCATGTCGAACAGCTTGGCCTCGGCCTCGTCGAGGTGCTTGGCCTCGTGCTGGGTCGGGATGATGGCGAAGTGGTCGGAGACCTGCGCGTTGTTGAAGATGCGCTTGTTCGGCTGGACCCAGCCCGACTCGAGCACGCGCTCGGCGTGCGGCTTGAGGTCGCCGTGCAGGTTGCCGAGCGTCTGGCGGACGAGCGGGATGTAATCCTCCGGCAGCGCGCGCGAGTCGGTGCGGGGGTAGGTGATCATCTTGTGCCGCTCGTAAAGGGCCTGGGCGATCTGGAGCGTGCGCTTGGCCGGGAAACCGAAGCGGCCGTTGGCCTCGCGCTGCAGGGTGGTCAGGTCATAGAGGCGCGGCGGGGCGGAGGTGCTGCCTTTCTTTTCCTCGGTGACGCTGGCGACCGGCTGGCCCGAGCAGGCGGCGACGATGGCCTCGGCGGTCTGCTTGACCCAGAGGCGGTCAATGCGGTCGTGCTCGTCGTCGTTCTTCTTGAAATCCGGCCGCTGGTAGCTGCCCTCGTAGCTGCCCTTGGTGATGCCGAAGTTGGCGGTGATGCGCCAGTAGCCGCGCGGCTTGAAATTGCGGATCTCGAGCTCGCGGTTGTAGACGATGGCGAGGGTGGGGGTCTGGACGCGGCCGACGGAGGCGACGTTGCCGGCGCGGGAGCCGAACATGCGCTTGGTCAGGGCGCGGGTGCCGTTGATGCCGATGAGCCAGTCGCTCTCGCTGCGGCAGCGGGCGGCGTCGGCCAGACCCTGCATTTGCGCGGCGCTGCGGAGATGCTTGAAGGCCTCGTTGATGCCCTCGTTGGTCATCGAGGACATCCAGAGCCGCTGGAAGGGCTTTTTGCACTTCGTCAGCTGGTATATATAGGTGAAGATCAGCTCGCCCTCGCGGCCGGCGTCGCAAGCATTGATGACGGTCGTCACGTCCTTGCGGGCCAGCAGCTTCTTGAGCTGGCCGAAGCGCTCCTTGCCCTCGGGCAGGGGCTGCAGCTCGAATTCCTCCGGGATGATGGGCAGGGTCTCGAGGCGCCAGAAACCGTATTTCTTCTTGTCGATGTCCTCCGGCATCTGGAGCCCGACCAGATGGCCGACCGCCGACGAAATCACGTATTCGTCGTTCTCGTAATGATCGCCCTTCTTCGGGATTTTGCCGAGCGCGCGCGCCAGATCGGCGGCGACGGAGGGCTTCTCGGCAATGATGAGACACTTCATGCGGGGGACGAGCCGTTAGCCGGCCCCCGGAGAATTTCAAGCAATACTTTTAAAGTGAATGCGGTTCGGCTTGGTGCAGGCCGGGCTTTAGGCCCGACAAAAACGATGAGTGTCGGGGATAAACCCCGGCCTACAAAACTAAGAATTGCGCCCCTTACTTCACGCCCAATTCCGCCAGCGACGCATCGAGCGCCTTGAGCAGCGCGGCGATGGTCTCGTCAGTCTCGTCGCCCATGTTCGAGATGCGGAAGGTCTTGCCCTTGAGTTTGCCGTAGCCGCCGTCGATCACGAGGTGATGCTTCGACTTCAGGAGTTTGTTCAATGCGGCGAGATCGACATTGAGCGTGTTGGCGAAGCAGTTGAGCGTGACCGAGCCGTAGCCTTCCTTCGGGAACAGCTTGAAGCCCTTGGCGAACGCCCAGTCGCGGACTTTCTGGTTCAGGCGGACGTGGCGGGCGTAGCGGTTCTCCAGGCCCTCGGCGGCGAAGTCCTCGAGCTTGGACTTGAGCGCGTAGATGAGCGGGATGACCGGCGTGCTCGGGGTCATGCCGCCTTCGTGGTTCTTCTGGAACTCGAGGAAGTCGAAATAATAGCCGCGGCCGGTGATGGTGGCGGCCTTGGCGAGGGCGCGCTTGGAGACCGAGAAGATCGACAGGCCCGGCGGCATGGCGAAAGCCTTCTGCGAACCGGTGATCATGACGTCGATGCCGAGCTCATCCTTCTTGATCGGCAGAGCGCTGCAGGAGCTGATGGTGTCGACGATGCTGGTGACGTCCGGGAAGTCGCGCAGTACCGCCATGAGCGCGGGCAGGTCGCTCATGCAGCCGCAGGAGGTCTCGTTGTGGATGAGCGTGACGGCGTCGTATTCGCCGGTGGCGAGCGCGGCGCGCAAGGCGGCCGGGTCGACGGGCTGGCCCCACTCGGCCTTGAGCGCGCCGGCGGCCAGGCCGCAGCGCTGGGCGACGTCGAGCCACTTGTCGGAGAAGGCGCCGTTCATGCAGCAGAGCACCTTTTTCTTCACGACATTCCGCAGCGAACCCTCCATCACGCCCCAGGCGCTGCTGGTGCTGAGGTAGACCGGGTCCTTGGTGGAGAAAACCGCCTGCAGCTGCGGCGTGAGCGACTGGTAGAGCGCGACGAAATCCGTGCTGCGGTGGCCGATCATGGGCTGCGCCATCGCGCGCAAGGTTTTCTCCGAGACGGCGATCGGGCCGGGAATGAAAAGTTTGTAGCTCATGTCGGGTGATGAAGCCGGTGTTGCATGTGGCAAAACCAATGGCTAGCACTGACTCACAACCGCCACCTTCGTCGCGTCAAAGCCAATTTGCTCATGCCCAACCGCTGGTTCCGTCATAAAGCCGATGAATTCGAGCAGTTCGCGATCGATGTCATCATGGGGCGGCGCGAGGGGACGCTGGCGGCGCTGTTCGGAGCGTTCCTCCAGCTGTGCTCGTATCTCTTCAGCGGCATTGTGCAGCTCCGGCTCTGGCTCTACCGCAACCGCATCCTGCGCGACCAGCCGCTCGGCTGCCTCGTGGTAGTGGTCGGCAACCTGACCGTCGGCGGCACGGGCAAGACGCCCGTCGTGGAAATGTTCGCCAAGGCCCTGCGCGACCGCGGCCGCAAGGTCGCCATCCTTTCCCGCGGCTACAAGAGCAAGGCCCCGCCGCTGTGGCAGAAGTGGTGGTTCTGGCTCAACCACACCGCGGAGCCGCCGCCGCGCATCGTCAGCGACGGCGCGAAGGTGCTGCTCGATTCCGAGGTGGCCGGCGACGAGCCGTTCATGCTGGCGCGCAACCTGCCCGGGGTGGTCGTGCTCGTGGACAAGAACCGCGTGAAGGCCGGCGCCTTCGCCATCAAGGAATTCGGCTGCGACACGCTCGTGCTCGACGACGGCTTCCAATACCTGCCGCTGAAGGGCCGGCTCAACCTGCTGCTGGTCGACAAGACGAACCCGTTTGGCAACGGCTTCCTGTTGCCGCGCGGCATCCTGCGCGAGCCGGTGAAGCACCTGCAGCGCGCTTCCTACGTGTTCCTCACGAAGTCGAAGGGCGTGCGCGACGAGGAGCTGGAGGCGATGATCGCGAAGTTCAATCCGACGGCGGAAATCATCGAGTGCGCCCACAAGCCGCAATACCTCCAGCGCATCGATACGGGCGAACGGCTGCCGCTCACGGCGCTGGCCGGCCGCCGGGTCGGCGCGCTCAGCGGCATCGCGGCACCGGAGAGCTTCGAGGCGTTCCTGCGGGAAACGGGTGCCAAGCTCGTCTACACGCGCCGGTTCCTCGACCACTACCGCTTCACCCACGAGGATCTGGGCGACGTCTTCAGCGAGGCGGAGGAGGCCGGCGTCGAGATCATGGTCACGACCGAGAAGGACGCCGTGCGCATCGAGGCGGGGGAGAAGTTCCCCATGCCCTGCTACTACCTCCGGCTCGAGATCGAGATTTTGCGCGGGGCGGCGGACTTCCAGGAGGCGGTCGGCAAGATCTGCTTCCCGCGGGGCGAGCCCGCCATCGCCTCGAATCCGCCGGTGTGAGGTAGGGCGAATCCTCCGGATGAGCCGCGGCTCGTCGGGACGACTCGCCCTACCTTTATGATTGCCCGGAATTCACCCTCTCGCGAGCGTCTGAACATGAGTGATCCCCGTTTTACCCGGCTGGCCGAGGTGCTGACCGGTTTCTCCACCGACCTGAAGAAGGGCGAGCGCGTGCTCATCGACGCTTTCGACGTGCCCGACACCTTCACCATCGCCCTCGTGCGGGCCGCCCAGGAGCGCGGGGCGCTGCCCTACGTGAATGTGCAGCGGGCCCGGATCACGCGCGAATTGCTCAAGGGCGCGACCATTGAGCAATACGGCACGACCGCCGAGGTCGAGCTGCAGCGCATGAAGCACATGCAGGCCTACATCGCCGTGCGCGGCTCGGACAACATCTTCGAGACCTCCGACGTGCCGGCCGACCGGGTGCAGGCGATGTCCAAGGTGATGAAGCCGGTGCTCGACCACCGCGTGAACAAGACGAAGTGGGTCGTGCTCCGCTGGCCGTCGTCCGCCATGGCCCAGCAGGCCGGCATGAGCACGCAGGCTTTCGAGGATTTCTATTTCCGCGTCTGCACCTTCGACTACCGGCGCTACGGCCCGGGCATGAAGGCGCTGGCCGGCCTGATGAACCAGACCGACCGCGTGCACCTGCAGGGTCCGGGCACCGACCTCCGGTTCTCGATCAAGGGCATTGGCGCCGTGCCGTGCGGCGGCCTGCGCAACATTCCCGACGGTGAGGTGTTCTCCTGCCCGGTGAAGGACAGCGTCGAGGGCGTGATCCAATACAACGCACCCACGGTCTACCTGGGCACCTCGTTCGACAACATCCGGCTCGTCTTCAAGAAGGGCCGGATCGTCGAGGCCACGAGCAACAACACGAAGCGCCTGAACGAAATTCTCGATACCGACGCCGGCTCGCGCTACATCGGCGAGTTCGCCATCGGCTTCAACCCGCACATCCTCGAACCGATGCGCGACATCCTCTTCGACGAGAAGATCGCGGGCTCCTTCCATTTCACCCCCGGCCAGGCCTACGAGGAGGGAGGCAACGGCAACAAATCGACCGTGCACTGGGATATGGTCAACATCCAGCGCCCCGAATATGGCGGCGGCGAAATCTGGTTCGACGGCAAGCTTATCCGCAAGGACGGCCTTTTCACGCTGCCGGCGCTGAAGAAGCTCAATCCGGACCAATTGCTCAAGGTTTGAGCGCCATGGATTGTCCGGATGATCACGGATCATGCAGTCACCCGCAGAAGTCTTGTCATTCTGAGCGAAGCGAAGAATCCAGTCGTTCTTTCGATCAGTAGGCATCGTCCAACTGGATTCTTCGCTCCGTTCAGAATGACAGGGATCGGGAGTCTTGGCATTTATCCGTATTCATCCGTTTAATCCGTGCCTAAAAACATGCCTCCCGATTCCACCCTCCTCGCGTTCGTCCAGTCCCTCCCGAAGACGGAGACCCACCTCCATCTCGAGGGGGCGCTGCCCTTCGAATTGCTGCAGCGCGTCCGTCCGGAGTTCACGTCGCCCCCGGCCTCCTGGGCGCACAATTTCAAGTTCCGCGATTTCGGCCATTTCGAGCAGGAGCTGCTCGATATGGCGTTCTCGTGGTTCACCTCACCGGAGCATTACCACGAGGCGGCGAAGATCATCTTCGCGCAGCACCTCGCGCAGAACGTCCGATACGTCGAGACCAGCTTTGCCTCCGGCGTGATCGAGTTCGGCGGCCTGAACGGCCGCGAGGTGCTGGCGGCCATCCGGGCCGCCGTGCCGGCCGGCCTGGAGGTGCGCGTTTTTCTCGGCATCCACCACAACGGCGCCGGACCGAAGATGAAGCCGGTGCTGGACGAGGCGCTTACCTGGAAGGATCTGGCCGGGGTGGACCTGCACGGTTTCGAAGATGCGCCGGTCGAGGCGTGGACCGCGCCCTATTGGGCCGCGGCCCGTCAGGCCGGCAAATACACCAAGGCGCACGCCGGCGAATTCATGGGCGCGGATTTTATCCGCCGGATACTGGGCGAACTGCAGCCCCAGCGCATCGAGCATGGCACGCGATCGGTCGAGGACGCCGCCGTCGTGGCCGAGATCAAGCGGCGCGGCATCGCGCTCGATATGTGCCCGATCAGCAATCACAAGCTCATGCCCGGGATCAGCCTGGGCAACCATCCCATCCGCCGCCTGTTTGATGCCGGGGTGAAGGTCACCGTCAGCACCGACGATCCCATTTCTTTTGGCAACACGGTCACGGACGAATACATCGCACTGGCCGAGCGCAGCGGCTTCAGCCGCCAGGAGCTGGTCCAGTTGGCCCGCAACGGTTTCGAGGTGGCGTTGTTGAGCGATGCGCAGAAGAAGTTGTGGCTTGGCGAGCTCGACGCGGCCTCGAGGTAGGGCGGTGACTCCGCTCACCGCCATGGCGCGGAACGGAGTCCGCGCCCTACCTGTATTATTGTAGGAGCCTGCTTGCAGGCGATGGATTGCCGTGCAACATCCGGTCCCTTGCAAGCAAGCTCCTACACAATTCCCGCAGGCAGCCGCCGCGAGCGCGCCGACAAGGTGCTGGCCCAGGCCTTTCCCGAGCACAGCCGCGCGGCCATCCAGCGCGCCATGGAAGCCGGGTTGGTCAAGGCGGATGGCAAGGTCATAGACCAGAGCCAGGAAGTGCTGCCCGGCCAGACGCTCGAGTTTTCGTTGCCAGAGACCGTCGCCGCAGAGCTGCGGGCGGTGGACATCCCGCTCAACGTGATTTTCGAGGACAAGCACCTCATCGTGCTCAACAAGGCCGCGGGCATGGTGGTGCATCCGGGCACCGGCACGGGCGAGGACACGATGGTGCACGCGCTGCTCGCCCATTGCGCCGGCGAGCTCAGCGGCATCGGCGGCGTGGAGCGGCCGGGCATCGTGCACCGGCTCGACAAGGATACGTCCGGCCTGCTTGTCGTCGCCAAGAACGACACGGCGCACCGCGCGCTGGCCGACCAGTTCGCCTCGCGCGCCCTCACGAAGGAATACGTGGCGCTCGTGTCCGGCGTGCCCAAGACCGACAGCGGCAGCATTGACCGGAGCATCGCCCGTCATCCCGTGCACCGGCACCGCATGACGACGGGCGAGGGCGGCCGGCCGTCGCGCACCGACTGGACCGTGGAGAAGAAATTCGGCAGCCAGGCGGCGCTGCTGCGCTGCCGCATCCACACGGGCCGGACGCATCAGATCCGCGTGCACCTCAAGTCGCTCGGCCACCCGATTCTCGGCGACGCCACCTACGGCTGGAAACAGAACCCCCAATTGCCCACGCCGCCACGCGTCATGCTCCATGCCGAGCACCTGGTCTTCACTCATCCCGTGAGCGGCAAGACCATGGATCTGAACGCGCCGCTGCCGTCCGATTTCAAGAAGATGCTGACGGCGTTGCGGAAGCTGTAGCGGCGGTCTGTGACCGCCGGACGGCGCTCATAGAGCGCCTCTACAATTTGATCCTTCAGTTCTTCGGCGGCACCGGCTTCAGGATGGCGCTGAGCCGGTCGAGGCGGTCGCTATAGACATCCAGCGCGTGGCCGGTGATGGCGGAATATTTCTCCGCCTCCGCCCAGCGCCGGCCTTCGATGGCCTCGCGCACGCCGGGCAGGGTCTTCACCCCGTAACCGGTGAGCAGGCCCGGCGCATAGATCATGTGGCGGAACCAGTCGCGGCCGGGCAGCCCGGTGTTGTCCGTGAGCGCCTGTTCCATGCCCTGCAGGAGCGTCTCGACCTCGGCGCGCTGGGCTGCGGTGAGCTTGAGTCCCTCGGCGAGGGCCTGGCTGCCGGCCCGGTCGCAGGTCGCGGCGCTCTGCTTGAGGCGGAGCACGGCGTTGTCGAGCGCGGCCAGGTTGAGGAAAGGCACGACGCCTTCCTTGGCCGGTTGCACGTAGGTTTCGGTCGGGTCGGAGGCGAGGATGTAGGCGTTGGCGTCGATCAGCCTGTTCTTCTCCTCGGTGCTGCTGCGCAGGTTGTCGGCGAGCGTGTGGATCTCCTCCAGGTAACGACCGACGGTGTCGCTGAAATCCGTCTCGTGCACCGGCAGCACATCGGCGTCGGCCATGCGCAGCATCACGCGGCCGACCGTTTGCGCCAGGGCGATGCCGTAGTGGTAACCCGGGTCCCCGAAGCGGTCGTAGTGGTCGAAGGAGTCGTAGATGGAGTGGTAAACCCCGGCCTGCTGGTCCTCGCCGCCGAACTCGATGCTCAGCGTGCCGATGCCGAGATGCTGGAGGAAGGGCGTGAAGTCCGAGCCGGAGCCCAGCGCGCCAATCGGCACTTCCTGGCCGGCGGCGAGCTGCTTGGCGATGGCGCGCTCCGGCGCCGAGGCGCCGTCCTTGCTGCCGTCAACGAGCAGGCTGGCGCGCAGGCGGGCCAGCACACTGACGTTCATCTCGGGATCGCGCACGCTGCCGGCGACCTGGTTGACGAAGCTCTGCAGCGCGTGGCTGCCCGCCACCTGCAGGAAGCCGCGGCTGTTCGTGTCGGAGTTGAGATAGAGGACGGCCTTTTTCTGCAGCTCGTCGGCGTGCGTCTCCGCCCATTCGGTGGAGCCGAGCAGGCCCGGCTCCTCGCCATCCCAGCTGCAGTAGACGAGCGTGCGCTTCGGCTTCCAGCCGGACTGCACGAGCGCGCCGATGGACCTGGCCTCGGCCATCATCGCGACGTGGCCCGACAGCGGATCCCACGCGCCAAACACCCAGCCGTCGCGGTGGTTGCCGCGGATGACCCACTGGTCGGGCAGTTCGCGGCCCTTGATGGTCGCGATGACGTCATAGACGGGCTTGAGACTCCAGTCGGAGGTGATGGCGAGGTGAACCTTCGCCGGGCCGGGTCCGATGTGATACGTGATCGGCAGCGCCCCGCGCCAAGCGGGCGGCACGACCGAACCGGCGAGGGCGGCGAGCATGGGCTGCGCGTCGGCATAGGAAATCGGCATGACCGGAATCTTGAGCACGGTCTTGGCCTCGGAGAGGGGCAGGCGCTTCGCATCCTTCGTCGCACCGATGCCGGGCGTCAGCGGATCACCGGGATAAACCGGCATGTCGGCGACGGAACCACGCTGCACGCCGTCGGCCGGGCGGTAGCCGCCCTTCGGATAAACATCGCCGGCCCCATAGCCGTCATCGGCCGGATCGGAGTAAATCAGGCAGCCGACCGCGCCGTGCTCATAGGCGAGCTTGGGCTTGAGCCCGCGCCAGCCGCCGCCGTAACGGACGATGACGATGCGGCCCTTCACGCTGACGCCGTGCGTCTCGAGTTCCTTGTAGTCGTCGGGCATGCCGCGGTTGACGTAGACCAGTTCCGCGGTGACATCGCCGTCGGCGCCATAGGCGTGGTAGGGCGGCAGGGCATCCTTGGTCTTGCCGGAGGTCCGGTCACCGGCGATCTCCGGCTCGTGGATCCTGGCGGTGAACGTGGTCGGTGCGACGAGCTCCAGCTTCTGGGTGAGCGGCGTCGGATAGAGCACGTAGAAGGTCTCGATGTGGGCGTCCCAGCCCCATTCCTGGAACTTCGCGAGGGTGAACTCGGCGTTGAGTTTGTCGTGCGGGGAGCCGACGTGATTGGGCTCCGCCGCCATCGTCTCGAGCCAGCCGCGGAGATCGGCGGGATTGAGCTGGGCGTCGAATTTCGTCTCAAGGCCCGCTTGGGCGGCAGCATGCTCGGGCAGGAAGCCGAGCAGGCCGGGCGCCGGTTCGGCCGCCAGGAGGGGAGCCGCGACGCAGGAGAGCAGAACCAACAGGCGGGGGGATGTCATGGGTGGATGCGGTTAGCCAAGGGAAGCCAGGGCCTCGGCGGCGAGTCCCCAGCGGAGATTGTGGAGCGAATGGTGGAAGCGCGCAATATGCGCGTAGTCGGCCACCGTGACAATGGTGATCAACGCCGCGGGGAAGACGTCGGCGCGCGCGGCGGGCAGGCCCGGGATGGCCTTGCGTTCCTCAAGGGTCATCGGTGCCACCTCGTCGAGCAGCTGGCTCAGCGTGTCGGTGCCGATGATGGCCGGCGTATTCTCGAGCGCCAGGCCGTGCCGGGCGCCCTTGATGGCGCGCACGGTGGTCATGCTGCCGCCGGCGAAGACCGCGGCCGGGGCGATGACGGGAAAGCGAAAGCCGCTGCGCTTGAGTTCGTCCCACACATGCCGGGCCAGGGCCTGGCCTTCGTGCGGCGGCAACGGACCGGCCGGGTCTTGGATGAAACGCTCGGTCAACCGCACACACCCGAGCTGGAGGCTCATGGCCTGTTGGATCTGGCGGTCGTGAAAGAAGAGGCACTCGAGGCTGCCGCCGCCGAGATCGAAAACATAGAAATCCTTCAGATCGGCGAGCGCGGGGTCGCAGGTCAGGCCGCGACCGATGAGATTGGCCTCCTCGTCGCCGGATAGGATCCGGATATCGTAGCCGGTGGCGGCCTTGACCCGGCGGCGGAAGTCGGCGCCGTTGCCGGCGTCACGCACCGCGCTGGTGGCGACGAGGATGGTCTTGGCGGGAGCAAAGGGCGCCGCATCGGCCAGCAATTCCTGGACGGCGGCGAGGCCGCGGGCCATCCCTTCCTCCGTGAGCTGCGGCTTGGCCTTGCCGATGCCGGCGCTGATGCGGGCGTCGATGGTCCTGGATGTGAGCTCGGTGACGGCGCCCGACTTGTCGCGGGCCGCGACCAGCACCTTGATCGAGTTGCTGCCGATGTCGATGACCGCGACGGTGGGAGTGTTATTGACCACGGATTTCACGGATGGACACGGATAAATGCCCCACACGGTTTGGTTGTCATTCTGAACGGAGTGAAGAATCCAGAATGATTTCCGCGGGCCAACATGATGCTGGATCCTTCGCTACGCTCAGGATGACAGACAGCGTTGATTTCATCCGTGATCATCCGTGCAATCCGTGGTCAAAAAAGGCCTCGTTCAAGGCACAAAGTCTCTCGGGGCGATGAGCACGACGAACTCGCCCTTGAGGCTCATCTTCAGCAACCGGGCCAAGACGTCGCCGGCGAGGCCCACGAGGAACGTCTCGTGCAGCTTGGTGACTTCCTTGGCGATGCAGATCACGCGGTCGGCGCCGAGCACCTCGACGATCTCGGCGGCGAACTTGTCGATGCGGTGGCAGCTTTCGTAGAGAGCGAGGGTGTAGTCGAAGTCGCGGTGCTTCTGGAGAAAGGCGATGCGCGCGGCGGACTTGGGCGGCAGGAAACCGGCGAAGAGAAAGCCGTTGGTCGGCAGGCCGCTGGCGCTGAGCACCGCCACGAGCGCGCTGGGCCCGGGCACGGGCACGACGGGCAGGCCGCGGCGGCGGCAGGCGCGGACGACGCGGAAACCGGGATCACTCAGGCCGGGCGTGCCGGCGTCGCTCACGACGGCGACCGATTTCCCGAGCGAGATCTGTTCGGCCAGGCGTTCGGCGGCCTCGGTCTCGTTGTGCTCGTGGTAGGGCGTGAGTTCCCGGTGCAGGCCGAGGCGGGTGAGCATGGCGCCGGTGGTGCGGGTGTCTTCACAGG
Proteins encoded in this region:
- a CDS encoding type IA DNA topoisomerase; the protein is MKCLIIAEKPSVAADLARALGKIPKKGDHYENDEYVISSAVGHLVGLQMPEDIDKKKYGFWRLETLPIIPEEFELQPLPEGKERFGQLKKLLARKDVTTVINACDAGREGELIFTYIYQLTKCKKPFQRLWMSSMTNEGINEAFKHLRSAAQMQGLADAARCRSESDWLIGINGTRALTKRMFGSRAGNVASVGRVQTPTLAIVYNRELEIRNFKPRGYWRITANFGITKGSYEGSYQRPDFKKNDDEHDRIDRLWVKQTAEAIVAACSGQPVASVTEEKKGSTSAPPRLYDLTTLQREANGRFGFPAKRTLQIAQALYERHKMITYPRTDSRALPEDYIPLVRQTLGNLHGDLKPHAERVLESGWVQPNKRIFNNAQVSDHFAIIPTQHEAKHLDEAEAKLFDMIARRFVATFHPVAEFDITTRISTVAGHAFKTEGKVLTAPGWLAVYGKNTVDEDSPDSKALPALSPQDKAKARTLDATLHEESTRPPPRYTEATLLSAMEGAGKLVDDEELAEAMKERGLGTPATRADTIEGLVNQKYLDRNQRELVPSTKAEQLFQFLGAVKVDNLTSPAMTGEWEFHLREMEHNKYSREKFMAEIVKETKGIVERVKGFEEDDSVARVTDIISPTDNKPLKETLRGYKSQDGALMVYKIVGGRRLEESEVRTLVEQRAVGPLDGFISNKTRNRFSAVLKLEVVEETKKDKATKKDVTTRKWKTAFDFGDKVDIATLTPFWTDPKTGAEICESGSSFIVREKKPDGTWEQTFRVGRIMCQKQIPPEQAIKLVGEGKTDLIENFISKKGRPFSAFLKRDGGKFSWEFPPRAPKLDKDGNPVVRKARAKADLSKATVLGESKSPAGQLVELGDAYYVRKPDQDNRQVFKLSKKLCEIDIPVEQVRKLLEDGRSDLIENFVSKRGNKFSAYLVLSQKQDKAEFEFPPR
- a CDS encoding alanine--glyoxylate aminotransferase family protein translates to MSYKLFIPGPIAVSEKTLRAMAQPMIGHRSTDFVALYQSLTPQLQAVFSTKDPVYLSTSSAWGVMEGSLRNVVKKKVLCCMNGAFSDKWLDVAQRCGLAAGALKAEWGQPVDPAALRAALATGEYDAVTLIHNETSCGCMSDLPALMAVLRDFPDVTSIVDTISSCSALPIKKDELGIDVMITGSQKAFAMPPGLSIFSVSKRALAKAATITGRGYYFDFLEFQKNHEGGMTPSTPVIPLIYALKSKLEDFAAEGLENRYARHVRLNQKVRDWAFAKGFKLFPKEGYGSVTLNCFANTLNVDLAALNKLLKSKHHLVIDGGYGKLKGKTFRISNMGDETDETIAALLKALDASLAELGVK
- the lpxK gene encoding tetraacyldisaccharide 4'-kinase, whose protein sequence is MPNRWFRHKADEFEQFAIDVIMGRREGTLAALFGAFLQLCSYLFSGIVQLRLWLYRNRILRDQPLGCLVVVVGNLTVGGTGKTPVVEMFAKALRDRGRKVAILSRGYKSKAPPLWQKWWFWLNHTAEPPPRIVSDGAKVLLDSEVAGDEPFMLARNLPGVVVLVDKNRVKAGAFAIKEFGCDTLVLDDGFQYLPLKGRLNLLLVDKTNPFGNGFLLPRGILREPVKHLQRASYVFLTKSKGVRDEELEAMIAKFNPTAEIIECAHKPQYLQRIDTGERLPLTALAGRRVGALSGIAAPESFEAFLRETGAKLVYTRRFLDHYRFTHEDLGDVFSEAEEAGVEIMVTTEKDAVRIEAGEKFPMPCYYLRLEIEILRGAADFQEAVGKICFPRGEPAIASNPPV
- a CDS encoding aminopeptidase: MSDPRFTRLAEVLTGFSTDLKKGERVLIDAFDVPDTFTIALVRAAQERGALPYVNVQRARITRELLKGATIEQYGTTAEVELQRMKHMQAYIAVRGSDNIFETSDVPADRVQAMSKVMKPVLDHRVNKTKWVVLRWPSSAMAQQAGMSTQAFEDFYFRVCTFDYRRYGPGMKALAGLMNQTDRVHLQGPGTDLRFSIKGIGAVPCGGLRNIPDGEVFSCPVKDSVEGVIQYNAPTVYLGTSFDNIRLVFKKGRIVEATSNNTKRLNEILDTDAGSRYIGEFAIGFNPHILEPMRDILFDEKIAGSFHFTPGQAYEEGGNGNKSTVHWDMVNIQRPEYGGGEIWFDGKLIRKDGLFTLPALKKLNPDQLLKV
- a CDS encoding RluA family pseudouridine synthase codes for the protein MQASSYTIPAGSRRERADKVLAQAFPEHSRAAIQRAMEAGLVKADGKVIDQSQEVLPGQTLEFSLPETVAAELRAVDIPLNVIFEDKHLIVLNKAAGMVVHPGTGTGEDTMVHALLAHCAGELSGIGGVERPGIVHRLDKDTSGLLVVAKNDTAHRALADQFASRALTKEYVALVSGVPKTDSGSIDRSIARHPVHRHRMTTGEGGRPSRTDWTVEKKFGSQAALLRCRIHTGRTHQIRVHLKSLGHPILGDATYGWKQNPQLPTPPRVMLHAEHLVFTHPVSGKTMDLNAPLPSDFKKMLTALRKL
- a CDS encoding transferrin receptor-like dimerization domain-containing protein — its product is MTSPRLLVLLSCVAAPLLAAEPAPGLLGFLPEHAAAQAGLETKFDAQLNPADLRGWLETMAAEPNHVGSPHDKLNAEFTLAKFQEWGWDAHIETFYVLYPTPLTQKLELVAPTTFTARIHEPEIAGDRTSGKTKDALPPYHAYGADGDVTAELVYVNRGMPDDYKELETHGVSVKGRIVIVRYGGGWRGLKPKLAYEHGAVGCLIYSDPADDGYGAGDVYPKGGYRPADGVQRGSVADMPVYPGDPLTPGIGATKDAKRLPLSEAKTVLKIPVMPISYADAQPMLAALAGSVVPPAWRGALPITYHIGPGPAKVHLAITSDWSLKPVYDVIATIKGRELPDQWVIRGNHRDGWVFGAWDPLSGHVAMMAEARSIGALVQSGWKPKRTLVYCSWDGEEPGLLGSTEWAETHADELQKKAVLYLNSDTNSRGFLQVAGSHALQSFVNQVAGSVRDPEMNVSVLARLRASLLVDGSKDGASAPERAIAKQLAAGQEVPIGALGSGSDFTPFLQHLGIGTLSIEFGGEDQQAGVYHSIYDSFDHYDRFGDPGYHYGIALAQTVGRVMLRMADADVLPVHETDFSDTVGRYLEEIHTLADNLRSSTEEKNRLIDANAYILASDPTETYVQPAKEGVVPFLNLAALDNAVLRLKQSAATCDRAGSQALAEGLKLTAAQRAEVETLLQGMEQALTDNTGLPGRDWFRHMIYAPGLLTGYGVKTLPGVREAIEGRRWAEAEKYSAITGHALDVYSDRLDRLSAILKPVPPKN